GAATCAATTGAATGATTATCCATTTCTGTATTCCTGCCGTTTTAGATTTAAGCTAGTACCTACAATTTTAGGGGTTACAAGGTACTAGGTTGCCTTCCTTCCTGGTTTCCTGACTGTTCACCGCATAGAAAAGAGAATCGAGGTTGCGGACTAAGTCCTTCGCAATCTGCGGTTTGTTCATCGTATAGATATGGACACCGTCAATATCATTCGCAAGCAATTCCACAATTTGTTTGGTCGCGTAAACAATACCGGCATCTTTTAAAGCTTCCATATTATGCTCAAATTTGTCAAGTATTTTAATCAGTTTTTGCGGCATCCGTGCATTCGACAGTGCAAGTATTCTTTCAATCTGACCCCGGTTAGTGATCGGCATGATCCCTGCCAGAATCGGAACATTGATGTTTAGCTTAGCAACTTTCTCCTGAAAACGGAAGAAGGCGTCATTGTCATAGAACAACTGTGTAACAAGAAACCCCACTCCGGCATCCACTTTCCGCCGAAGATTTTCAATATCCTGGTCTTTATTGGGACACTCGGGATGGCCTTCCGGATAACAGGCGCCGCCCAAGCAGAAAGAATGTTTAGCCTGGATATACGCGACAAGATCGGAAGCATATTGAAAATCCCTTGCCCTGCCGGTCTCTTCCGAGCCCTTCGGAATATCCCCCCGTAAAGCGAGAATATTGCAGACATTGCTGTCTGCCAGCTGCGTCAGTGTTCCCTCAATTTGTTCTTTGGAAGAGGTAATACAGGTCAGATGGGCCAAAGAATTAATGTTATATTTATTTTCAACAATGGATGCAATTTCTGCGGTCGTTTTGCTGGTACTTCCTCCGGCACCGTAGGTAACACTGATAAAATCAGGACGGAGTGGTGCCAGGGCATCAATCGTATCGTAAATGACCTCTATAGATGAAGTAAGTTTTGGTGGAAAAATCTCAAAAGATACAACCTTCTTCTGTTGGAACAATTCACTGATAAACATTCTAAAACCTCCTTCATCTTGAATTCGATTAAAATTCATTCAGTTCCGGTTGGAATAAGCTCCGGAATTGAATCATCACATGTTGAGTCCTTTAATCCCTATGTCGGTGCGGAAATGGGCATCAGGGAAATCGATGCTGTCGACTAGTGCATAGACATTCTCCCTGGCTGCCGCGATGGATGCATCACGGACGGTAACTCCAAGTACCCGGCCTCCTGAACTGACCAATTTTCCGTCTTCCATCTTCGTGCCGGCATGGAAAACTACCTGATTTTCTTGGGTCACCGCAAGACTGATAGGAATCCCCTTCCTGTATTCACCCGGATAACCTGGAGCTGCCATGACCACACACAGCGCGGTGCCGTCATACCATTCGACTTCGACTTCAGACAGTTTCCCGTCGATACACGCTTCGAAGATCGGGATCAAGTCCGACTTGAGCAGGGTCATCACAACCTGTGTCTCAGGATCACCGAACCGGACATTGTATTCCAGGAGTTTTGGGCCTTTGGCCGTAATCATTAAGCCTAAAAACAGCACACCAGTAA
The window above is part of the Dehalobacter sp. genome. Proteins encoded here:
- the metF gene encoding methylenetetrahydrofolate reductase [NAD(P)H], with the translated sequence MFISELFQQKKVVSFEIFPPKLTSSIEVIYDTIDALAPLRPDFISVTYGAGGSTSKTTAEIASIVENKYNINSLAHLTCITSSKEQIEGTLTQLADSNVCNILALRGDIPKGSEETGRARDFQYASDLVAYIQAKHSFCLGGACYPEGHPECPNKDQDIENLRRKVDAGVGFLVTQLFYDNDAFFRFQEKVAKLNINVPILAGIMPITNRGQIERILALSNARMPQKLIKILDKFEHNMEALKDAGIVYATKQIVELLANDIDGVHIYTMNKPQIAKDLVRNLDSLFYAVNSQETRKEGNLVPCNP